From Roseibium alexandrii DFL-11, the proteins below share one genomic window:
- a CDS encoding MarR family winged helix-turn-helix transcriptional regulator yields MSDDDFSLCVLTNARKAARAVSRYYDQMARKAGFTSGQFSVLVTVREHDGATTAELAERLSMERTTLVRNVALLEKKGFLISRPAADARGKAFSITEQGNLLIENALPLWRDAQEHVKDLLGEEDFLTSVRLMKRLSQL; encoded by the coding sequence ATGTCCGACGATGACTTTTCCTTGTGCGTGTTGACCAACGCCCGCAAAGCTGCGCGCGCGGTCAGCCGCTACTATGATCAGATGGCCCGGAAAGCCGGATTCACATCGGGTCAGTTTTCCGTTCTGGTAACGGTTCGGGAGCACGACGGCGCAACCACGGCAGAATTGGCGGAACGCCTTTCCATGGAGCGCACGACCCTGGTTCGGAACGTGGCGCTCCTGGAAAAGAAGGGCTTTCTGATCTCACGGCCCGCCGCCGATGCCAGGGGCAAGGCCTTCAGCATCACAGAGCAAGGCAACTTGTTGATTGAAAATGCCCTCCCGCTTTGGCGCGATGCGCAGGAGCATGTCAAGGATCTGCTCGGAGAAGAAGACTTTTTGACTTCCGTCCGGCTGATGAAACGCCTGTCACAACTCTAA
- the fabF gene encoding beta-ketoacyl-ACP synthase II codes for MRRVVVTGLGVVSPIGTGVDGFWSRIIEGANGIRRITKFDANDLACQIAGEVPSIDEDEFGFDVDAALDAREQRRTDRFIHFALAATGEALAQADWAPVSDLQKTRTGIIIGTGVGGFPAMTGGTRLVDEKGPRRASPFLVPSFLANLAAGQVSIRHGLKGPIGAPVTACAASLQALGDAARIIRAGEADVMIAGGTEACIDRVSYAGFCAAKAMSSKRNDDPEHASRPFDQDRDGFIMGEGAGILVLEDYEHAKARGANILVELAGYGTAADAYHVTASPPDGEGGLRAMQQALAAANLNSSDIGYVNAHSTSTPVGDAAEVASLKTVFEGRGKDLAVSSSKSMFGHLLGAAGAVEAIACVKALTTGQLPPSRNLVDPDAAMTKFELVPDKAISRQVDHVLTNGFGFGGVNASAVFSRI; via the coding sequence ATGAGACGAGTGGTCGTAACGGGATTGGGTGTCGTGTCCCCCATTGGAACTGGTGTCGATGGATTCTGGTCGCGTATAATCGAAGGCGCCAATGGTATCCGGCGGATCACGAAATTCGACGCCAATGATCTCGCCTGTCAGATCGCCGGGGAAGTTCCTTCAATTGATGAAGACGAATTCGGTTTTGATGTTGATGCCGCACTCGACGCCCGAGAACAACGGCGTACGGACCGCTTCATTCACTTTGCCCTTGCGGCCACCGGAGAAGCTCTTGCGCAAGCCGACTGGGCACCGGTATCAGACCTGCAAAAGACACGGACGGGCATCATCATCGGAACAGGTGTTGGTGGATTTCCGGCCATGACCGGCGGAACGCGCCTTGTGGATGAAAAAGGCCCGCGCCGCGCCTCACCTTTCCTCGTCCCCTCGTTTCTGGCGAACTTGGCCGCCGGCCAGGTGTCGATACGCCACGGCTTGAAGGGACCGATCGGTGCGCCGGTGACCGCCTGCGCCGCCAGTCTCCAGGCTCTTGGAGATGCTGCGCGCATCATCCGAGCCGGCGAAGCAGATGTGATGATCGCAGGCGGCACGGAAGCCTGTATTGACCGCGTGTCCTATGCCGGCTTTTGCGCGGCCAAGGCGATGTCTTCCAAGCGCAACGATGATCCTGAACACGCGTCCCGGCCGTTCGACCAGGATCGGGATGGTTTCATCATGGGGGAAGGTGCCGGCATTCTGGTGCTGGAGGACTATGAGCACGCCAAAGCCCGCGGCGCCAACATTCTGGTGGAGCTGGCAGGCTATGGAACGGCGGCAGACGCCTATCACGTCACGGCCTCTCCACCGGACGGAGAAGGCGGCTTGCGCGCCATGCAGCAAGCTCTTGCCGCGGCCAATCTGAACTCCTCGGACATTGGGTATGTCAACGCCCATTCCACATCGACACCGGTTGGCGATGCCGCAGAAGTCGCTTCACTGAAAACCGTGTTCGAAGGCCGCGGCAAGGATCTTGCCGTGTCGTCCTCCAAATCGATGTTCGGCCATCTCCTCGGCGCAGCGGGCGCGGTTGAGGCCATTGCTTGCGTGAAGGCGCTGACAACCGGTCAGCTGCCTCCGTCCCGAAACCTTGTCGATCCAGATGCGGCAATGACCAAGTTTGAACTGGTGCCGGACAAGGCTATCAGCCGCCAGGTCGACCATGTCCTGACAAACGGCTTCGGCTTTGGTGGTGTGAACGCCAGCGCCGTCTTCTCACGCATCTGA
- a CDS encoding rhodanese-like domain-containing protein, producing the protein MRKGFLSLSAAFLMLSMTGSGPAFAEGDLKISGDDTVVTIQTDEGAVDITRSKTEAALIGGVLQPMVPLPGVTPVGELEVIDALKSGTTKVVDMRTLEWRTQATIPGSIHIPYTEVAMRLDELGCEGEQGAWECATADNVIAFCNGPACPQSPVAIKAMAREGYPVDKISYYRGGMQDWMVLGLTTAEDMF; encoded by the coding sequence ATGCGCAAGGGTTTTCTATCTCTGTCAGCTGCGTTTTTGATGCTGTCGATGACCGGCAGCGGCCCGGCATTCGCTGAAGGCGATCTGAAGATTTCCGGCGACGATACAGTCGTCACGATCCAAACCGACGAGGGCGCGGTCGATATCACTCGTTCCAAAACGGAAGCCGCGCTGATTGGCGGCGTCCTGCAGCCGATGGTTCCGCTTCCAGGGGTTACACCGGTTGGCGAGCTTGAAGTCATCGATGCCTTGAAGTCCGGGACCACCAAGGTCGTTGATATGCGGACGTTGGAGTGGCGCACTCAAGCAACGATCCCGGGCAGTATTCATATCCCTTATACAGAAGTCGCCATGCGTCTTGATGAACTCGGATGCGAGGGCGAACAAGGCGCTTGGGAGTGCGCGACGGCTGATAACGTCATCGCCTTCTGCAATGGTCCAGCCTGTCCACAAAGCCCCGTCGCAATCAAGGCCATGGCCCGGGAGGGTTATCCGGTCGACAAGATCTCCTACTACCGCGGAGGGATGCAGGACTGGATGGTTCTCGGCCTGACTACAGCTGAAGACATGTTCTAA
- a CDS encoding helix-turn-helix domain-containing protein, whose translation MNDQDLAQRLIGLRKTKGLSLDELAEKSGISRATLSRIERGDTSPTAAALGRLATAFGVSVADLFGLGAAAHDAKLAQNEQAVWRDPETGFQRRSVSPAISGFRGSVIEGTLPAGAIISYAAPPLPDLEHHLVLLSGALTVVLGDTRHDLSPGDCLRFRLNTPNAYHATGSKPARYLLTVITP comes from the coding sequence ATGAACGATCAGGATCTCGCCCAACGCCTAATTGGCCTGCGCAAGACGAAGGGATTGTCGCTGGATGAATTGGCGGAAAAATCCGGCATCAGCCGGGCAACCCTGTCCCGTATTGAGCGCGGCGACACCAGTCCGACAGCAGCTGCACTTGGGCGCTTGGCAACCGCGTTTGGCGTATCTGTTGCTGATCTCTTTGGTTTAGGTGCAGCGGCACATGACGCAAAGCTTGCACAGAACGAACAAGCGGTCTGGAGGGATCCGGAGACCGGGTTTCAACGGCGCAGTGTGTCACCGGCGATATCCGGCTTCCGGGGCAGCGTCATTGAGGGCACACTCCCAGCCGGTGCCATCATTTCCTACGCGGCCCCGCCCCTTCCTGATCTTGAGCACCACCTTGTTCTTCTGTCCGGCGCGCTCACTGTTGTCCTTGGGGACACACGGCATGATCTCTCCCCAGGTGACTGCCTCCGCTTCCGGCTGAACACCCCCAATGCCTATCACGCGACCGGCTCCAAGCCGGCGCGCTATCTTCTGACGGTGATTACCCCATGA
- a CDS encoding GNAT family N-acetyltransferase, whose translation MTVDTPKKSEQTMPQFKPDAPLDLLTAEDASAVLPELGALLKSCVEDGAGIGFMLPLSSAKAEQFWRSRLDDMADGGAYMIIARAESSIAAVVMLCLAPQDNGPHRAEVAKLMVHPDHRRKGIARKLMAAIDDLALSLGRWLLVLDTVTGDRAEHLYPTCGYQKVGVIPDYAYGSHGDLDATTVFYKDLRSS comes from the coding sequence ATGACAGTAGACACGCCCAAAAAATCAGAACAAACCATGCCGCAGTTTAAACCGGACGCACCCCTTGATTTGCTCACAGCAGAAGATGCGAGTGCGGTACTCCCTGAACTCGGCGCGCTCCTGAAAAGCTGTGTGGAAGACGGCGCTGGGATCGGCTTCATGCTTCCATTGAGCTCAGCGAAAGCCGAACAGTTTTGGCGATCCCGCCTTGATGATATGGCAGATGGCGGAGCTTACATGATCATTGCGCGCGCAGAGAGCAGCATTGCCGCTGTGGTGATGCTCTGCCTTGCCCCGCAGGACAACGGTCCGCACCGGGCAGAGGTTGCAAAACTCATGGTTCACCCGGATCACCGTAGGAAAGGCATTGCCCGCAAACTCATGGCCGCGATCGACGATCTGGCGCTCTCGCTGGGACGCTGGCTGCTTGTGCTCGATACGGTTACGGGCGACCGGGCAGAACACCTCTACCCGACCTGCGGCTATCAGAAAGTCGGCGTCATTCCGGACTACGCCTATGGCAGCCACGGTGATCTTGATGCCACGACCGTGTTCTACAAGGATTTGAGGAGCAGCTGA
- a CDS encoding DUF3141 domain-containing protein has translation MKDIFDAFEKGQNEFLNSLNDATAWGPSERFTALQAQGTELSNLAELMGRGLSKHFEKITADHKGRWQLGLADMGKAVEDLSKGQRNGSLFDAWQSYWKDAAQRAVLTMDVLRQRGDIFLEHEEAGCPPVLVYDYDVVMDGADLPRPCCYQLLRIKAPEDGEHREIKPWKRPYVIIDPRAGHGAGIGGFKPDSQVGVALRDGHPVYFIAFKRMPEKGQTLADVTLAEAAFVRRIMEEHPDAPNPIITGNCQGGWATLLLAATNPDLTGPVVLNGAPVSTWAGRVGENPMRYNGGILGGTYNAMFYSDLGHGVFDGADIVQNFEMLNPARNYFGKYYDLYSKVDTEPHRFLEFERWWGGYFLLNEAEMKWIVEQLFVGNKLSKNEAQLEPGRNIDIKQIRAPIIAFASFGDNITPPQQALNWIIDTYTDEREIAIRGQRIIYMVHDQVGHLGIFVSSKIAKKEHTEVTSTLKTIEALAPGLYEMTIDDYEGGLLDREFSVSFHERKMQDLMKIDDGRDDEIPFAAVARASEQQAEFYDVAVRPFVQAGVTEQSAELRRKTHPLRVQRTMMSSLNPMFGGLPGMAERVKEDRTPADANNPFSEMERVSAAMIEQSLDLFRDLRDTWYENLFYTVWGSPYMRWFGRTHQPGRTLKRKEDLRSLPPVQTALMHIEEGGFCEAVIRMLILLADSRGNVRRDRLERSARVLTQDEPFKSLSPDARSFMLQEQTLIVEFAREQAIESLPKLLKTKEDREMASKVVRYIPGAIDEMTPHTLEMVQTFQSVLGLPPVSEDITADPLVSGEAGAPDTDGDTPKVTEKAASASPAPQKASAPKRAAKKAPAKSAAARKPGPRKPRSTAGKKEEPAE, from the coding sequence ATGAAGGACATTTTTGACGCGTTTGAAAAAGGCCAGAACGAGTTCCTGAACTCCTTGAACGACGCCACGGCCTGGGGACCTTCCGAACGATTTACGGCACTCCAGGCGCAAGGGACAGAGCTCTCCAATCTCGCAGAGCTGATGGGGCGCGGCCTTTCCAAGCACTTTGAGAAGATCACGGCGGATCACAAGGGCCGTTGGCAGCTGGGTCTTGCCGATATGGGCAAGGCTGTTGAAGACCTGAGCAAGGGCCAGCGGAACGGCAGTCTCTTCGATGCCTGGCAGTCCTACTGGAAAGACGCCGCACAACGGGCCGTACTGACCATGGATGTCCTGCGGCAGCGGGGTGACATTTTTCTGGAGCACGAGGAAGCCGGGTGTCCACCGGTCCTGGTTTATGACTATGACGTCGTCATGGACGGTGCCGATCTGCCGCGGCCGTGTTGCTACCAGCTGCTGCGCATCAAGGCACCTGAAGATGGCGAGCACCGTGAGATTAAACCCTGGAAGCGGCCTTACGTGATCATTGATCCGCGCGCCGGACATGGGGCGGGCATCGGCGGTTTCAAGCCGGACAGTCAGGTTGGCGTTGCCCTTCGCGATGGCCATCCGGTCTATTTCATTGCCTTCAAACGCATGCCGGAAAAGGGGCAGACCCTTGCCGATGTCACCCTTGCTGAAGCAGCGTTCGTCCGCCGCATCATGGAAGAACACCCGGACGCGCCGAACCCTATCATTACCGGCAATTGCCAGGGTGGCTGGGCCACTTTGCTGTTGGCTGCCACAAACCCGGATTTGACCGGGCCCGTCGTCTTGAACGGGGCGCCTGTCTCGACCTGGGCCGGGCGGGTCGGTGAAAACCCGATGCGCTACAACGGCGGCATCCTCGGCGGTACCTACAACGCCATGTTCTATTCGGATCTTGGCCATGGCGTGTTCGACGGTGCCGACATCGTCCAGAACTTCGAGATGCTCAATCCGGCGCGTAACTATTTCGGAAAGTATTATGACCTTTATTCCAAGGTCGACACCGAGCCGCACCGGTTCCTGGAATTCGAGCGCTGGTGGGGCGGCTATTTCCTCCTCAACGAAGCGGAAATGAAGTGGATCGTCGAACAGCTTTTTGTTGGCAACAAGCTGTCCAAGAACGAAGCCCAGCTGGAGCCGGGCCGCAACATCGACATCAAGCAGATCCGCGCGCCGATCATTGCCTTTGCCAGTTTCGGCGACAACATCACGCCGCCGCAGCAAGCCCTGAACTGGATCATCGACACCTATACGGACGAGCGCGAGATCGCGATCCGGGGCCAGCGCATCATCTACATGGTGCATGACCAGGTGGGTCACCTCGGCATCTTCGTGTCCTCCAAGATTGCGAAGAAGGAACACACCGAGGTCACCTCGACCCTGAAGACAATCGAGGCGCTTGCGCCGGGTCTTTATGAGATGACCATCGATGATTACGAAGGCGGGCTGCTTGATCGGGAATTTTCCGTGTCGTTCCATGAGCGCAAGATGCAAGACCTGATGAAGATCGACGATGGCCGCGACGATGAAATTCCGTTTGCAGCAGTGGCCAGAGCCTCGGAGCAGCAGGCTGAATTCTATGATGTTGCGGTGCGCCCGTTCGTACAGGCAGGGGTGACCGAGCAAAGCGCCGAACTGCGCCGCAAAACCCATCCCTTGCGGGTGCAACGCACGATGATGTCGAGCCTCAATCCAATGTTTGGCGGTTTGCCGGGCATGGCGGAGCGGGTCAAAGAGGATCGGACGCCTGCGGACGCGAACAATCCCTTCTCCGAAATGGAGCGGGTCAGTGCTGCGATGATCGAGCAGTCGCTGGATCTCTTCCGGGACCTCCGGGACACCTGGTATGAAAATCTCTTCTATACGGTGTGGGGCTCGCCCTACATGCGCTGGTTCGGCCGGACCCATCAGCCGGGCCGGACATTGAAACGCAAGGAAGACTTGCGCAGTCTTCCGCCGGTGCAAACCGCGCTCATGCACATTGAAGAAGGCGGGTTTTGCGAGGCGGTGATCCGGATGCTGATCCTTCTGGCCGACAGCCGCGGCAATGTCCGCCGCGACCGGTTGGAACGCTCCGCACGGGTCCTCACCCAGGATGAGCCGTTCAAGTCGCTGTCACCGGATGCGCGCAGCTTCATGCTGCAGGAACAAACGCTGATCGTGGAATTTGCCCGTGAGCAAGCCATCGAAAGCCTGCCGAAACTGCTGAAGACCAAGGAAGACCGCGAAATGGCCTCCAAGGTCGTGCGCTACATCCCGGGCGCCATCGACGAGATGACGCCGCACACCCTGGAGATGGTTCAGACTTTCCAGAGTGTGCTGGGTCTGCCTCCGGTCTCTGAAGACATCACCGCCGATCCGCTGGTCTCTGGTGAAGCAGGTGCGCCGGATACAGACGGCGACACACCGAAGGTGACGGAGAAGGCAGCGTCCGCGAGCCCTGCGCCGCAGAAGGCCTCCGCGCCCAAACGGGCTGCGAAAAAGGCTCCGGCGAAATCCGCGGCTGCACGCAAACCTGGCCCCCGGAAGCCGCGCAGCACCGCTGGCAAGAAAGAGGAGCCGGCTGAATAG
- the fabI gene encoding enoyl-ACP reductase FabI has translation MFDLTGQKALVVGVANDQSIAYGCAKAFKAQGADLAITYLNEKAEPFVRPLAEELGADIIMPLDVRSEDQLDALFGVISEKWGRLDTILHSIAFSKKEDLHGRVIDCSADGFGLAMDISVHSFLRLIRRAEPLMPHGGTCMTVSFMGAQKVVDNYGVMGPVKAALEAAVRYAASELGPKGISVHALSPGPLKTRAASGIAEFDVLLDDAAKRAPTHHLATIEDTGAYAAFLASREAFNVTGGVHPIDGGYSIIG, from the coding sequence ATGTTCGATTTAACTGGTCAAAAAGCCCTCGTCGTCGGGGTCGCGAATGATCAATCCATTGCATACGGCTGCGCCAAGGCCTTCAAGGCACAAGGCGCAGATTTGGCCATCACCTATTTGAATGAAAAGGCGGAGCCGTTTGTCCGCCCGCTGGCTGAAGAGCTGGGCGCTGATATCATCATGCCGCTGGATGTGCGCAGTGAAGACCAGCTGGATGCCCTGTTCGGTGTGATTTCCGAAAAGTGGGGCCGGCTCGATACGATCCTGCATTCCATTGCCTTTTCAAAAAAGGAAGATTTGCATGGCCGGGTGATTGACTGCTCTGCGGACGGGTTTGGTCTGGCGATGGATATCTCCGTTCACTCGTTCCTGCGCTTGATCCGCCGGGCAGAGCCTTTGATGCCTCATGGCGGCACGTGCATGACGGTCTCTTTCATGGGGGCTCAGAAAGTCGTCGACAATTACGGCGTCATGGGCCCGGTCAAGGCTGCGTTGGAAGCCGCAGTCAGGTATGCGGCATCGGAACTCGGACCAAAAGGCATCTCCGTGCACGCGCTTTCGCCTGGACCATTGAAAACAAGGGCAGCGTCTGGAATTGCCGAGTTTGACGTACTCTTGGACGACGCTGCCAAGCGTGCGCCGACCCACCATCTTGCGACCATCGAGGATACCGGGGCCTATGCCGCGTTCCTGGCGAGCCGCGAAGCGTTTAACGTAACCGGCGGTGTTCATCCCATCGACGGCGGTTACAGCATTATCGGATAG